The Agarilytica rhodophyticola genome has a window encoding:
- the rseP gene encoding RIP metalloprotease RseP, with translation MDSLTTVISFLVAIIILVSVHEFGHFYVARRCGVKVIRFSIGFGKRIFTRKDKYGTEFALSALPLGGYVKMVDEREGEVAEEDKPFSYNSKTVWQRIAIAAAGPLANFLLALLLYWCSHFLQGTTAVSPVIGKVDEGSIAAQARLVSGQEIIAIDGEPTPTRRAVAMYLLNRLGESGSIRFTTKYPESELKYESEATLDNWLRGTEAPDPIKGLGLEFYYPQLPKVIDNVLDGSAAQKAGFEAGDILVQMDDKEIDSWQSWVNYVRERPGKQIEVVVERNGQQLDLLLTPEEIKNAQGEISGRAGVSVKVPTFPEEMIRRHEYGVLDAMTASVKETWKTGVFVLVSMRKLIFGEISTKNLSGPIGIAKVAASHAEHGFWAFIAFLAHLSIVLGVLNLLPIPILDGGHILFCLIEWVKGSPVSDDVQVWGLKMGMIMIFGVMIIAFYNDILRL, from the coding sequence ATAGATAGTTTGACAACAGTTATTTCCTTTTTAGTAGCTATCATCATTTTGGTGTCTGTACACGAGTTTGGACATTTTTATGTGGCTCGGCGTTGTGGTGTCAAAGTGATTCGCTTCTCTATTGGTTTTGGTAAACGTATTTTTACTCGCAAGGATAAATACGGAACTGAATTCGCCTTATCTGCTTTGCCTCTCGGTGGCTATGTAAAAATGGTAGATGAGAGAGAAGGAGAAGTTGCCGAAGAAGATAAACCCTTTAGTTACAATTCGAAAACGGTTTGGCAGCGCATTGCGATCGCAGCTGCAGGTCCCCTGGCTAATTTCTTATTAGCGCTATTGCTCTATTGGTGCTCTCATTTTCTGCAAGGTACAACAGCGGTTTCACCTGTGATCGGTAAAGTTGATGAAGGTTCTATTGCCGCGCAAGCCCGCTTGGTTAGCGGCCAAGAAATTATTGCTATCGACGGTGAACCGACACCCACTCGACGCGCTGTTGCTATGTACTTGCTCAACCGCTTAGGTGAGTCGGGAAGTATTCGTTTTACCACTAAATACCCCGAGTCAGAGCTGAAATATGAATCCGAGGCAACACTTGATAATTGGCTTAGAGGTACCGAGGCACCTGACCCCATTAAAGGCTTAGGCTTGGAATTCTATTATCCGCAATTACCGAAAGTTATCGATAATGTGCTTGATGGCAGTGCTGCCCAGAAAGCAGGTTTTGAGGCGGGTGATATTTTGGTGCAGATGGATGATAAAGAAATTGATTCTTGGCAATCCTGGGTTAACTATGTGCGTGAGCGCCCAGGCAAGCAAATCGAAGTTGTGGTTGAGCGCAATGGCCAGCAACTGGATTTACTTCTGACTCCAGAAGAAATAAAAAATGCGCAGGGCGAAATAAGCGGTCGAGCAGGTGTTTCAGTGAAGGTCCCCACCTTCCCTGAAGAAATGATTCGCCGGCATGAATATGGTGTGTTAGATGCAATGACTGCTAGTGTGAAGGAGACATGGAAAACAGGTGTATTTGTTTTAGTTTCGATGAGGAAGCTGATTTTCGGAGAAATATCGACTAAAAACTTGAGTGGGCCTATTGGCATTGCTAAAGTTGCCGCCTCTCATGCTGAACATGGTTTTTGGGCATTTATTGCGTTTTTGGCTCACCTGAGCATTGTTTTGGGTGTTCTCAATTTATTGCCTATTCCTATACTTGATGGCGGACACATATTGTTTTGTCTTATCGAGTGGGTTAAGGGAAGCCCAGTATCTGATGATGTACAAGTTTGGGGTTTAAAAATGGGCATGATTATGATTTTTGGAGTCATGATTATTGCGTTTTACAATGACATTTTGCGTCTTTAG
- the ispC gene encoding 1-deoxy-D-xylulose-5-phosphate reductoisomerase, whose translation MQNITILGATGSIGKSTLAVLEHHREQFSVYALTAKTNVTVLAQQCLEFSPRYAVVADQQSAEQLNTLLVGRESSTEVLVGTNAYEEVAAASEVDIVMAAIVGAAGLSPTLAAAKAGKKVLLANKEALVMSGSLFKAEIERSGGQLLPIDSEHNAIFQCLPEDFTSIEAAGISKILLTGSGGPFRTTDLAMFSRITPEQACAHPNWSMGRKISVDSATMMNKGLEFIEACWLFNGDASVIDIVVHPQSIIHSMVQYTDGSVIAQMGNPDMRIPIAHCLAWPKRMNSGVEALDFTKAGALTFESPDFKRFPCLRLAIDTFKAGKDYAVALNAANEVAVDMFLDKRIQFPDIYRLISSVLEIWQAVEPDSISAVIDADVKARSEAYRLAELL comes from the coding sequence ATGCAAAATATCACGATATTAGGAGCAACAGGTTCAATTGGAAAAAGCACGCTTGCCGTGCTAGAGCATCATCGTGAGCAATTCTCTGTTTACGCTTTAACGGCCAAAACAAACGTGACTGTTTTAGCCCAACAATGCCTAGAATTTTCTCCCCGTTATGCAGTCGTTGCCGATCAGCAAAGTGCTGAGCAACTTAATACATTACTTGTTGGTCGTGAATCTAGTACTGAAGTGCTTGTGGGTACCAATGCCTATGAAGAGGTTGCCGCTGCGTCTGAGGTCGACATTGTTATGGCTGCAATCGTCGGTGCTGCTGGTTTAAGTCCAACCTTAGCCGCTGCCAAAGCGGGTAAAAAAGTGCTGCTCGCGAATAAAGAAGCCTTAGTTATGAGTGGCAGTTTGTTCAAGGCTGAAATAGAGCGTAGCGGCGGTCAGTTGCTACCGATCGATAGTGAACATAATGCTATCTTCCAGTGTTTGCCTGAGGACTTTACTTCGATAGAGGCTGCTGGTATTAGCAAAATATTGTTGACTGGCTCCGGTGGTCCGTTTAGAACAACGGATCTTGCCATGTTCAGTCGTATCACTCCTGAGCAAGCCTGTGCTCATCCCAACTGGTCTATGGGGCGCAAAATATCTGTTGATTCTGCGACTATGATGAATAAGGGGTTGGAGTTTATCGAAGCCTGTTGGTTGTTTAACGGTGATGCTAGTGTCATAGATATTGTCGTGCATCCGCAGAGTATTATTCATTCTATGGTGCAATACACCGATGGCTCTGTGATTGCGCAAATGGGTAATCCTGACATGAGGATTCCTATTGCTCATTGTTTAGCTTGGCCTAAGCGAATGAACTCAGGGGTTGAGGCGCTGGATTTTACAAAGGCCGGTGCATTAACTTTTGAGTCTCCAGATTTTAAGCGCTTCCCTTGTTTACGCTTGGCAATTGATACGTTTAAAGCTGGCAAAGACTATGCGGTGGCCCTAAACGCGGCAAATGAGGTAGCTGTGGATATGTTTTTAGATAAACGTATACAGTTTCCAGATATATATCGTCTTATTTCGTCAGTGTTGGAAATATGGCAAGCAGTAGAACCAGATTCCATTAGCGCTGTCATAGATGCGGATGTCAAAGCAAGGTCGGAGGCTTATCGCCTTGCAGAACTTCTGTGA
- a CDS encoding OmpH family outer membrane protein: protein MFKKSLLAAAFLAFSQLTLAGSIVVFDHEEALLKTKSAKQKIEQLKAKPEYARMLTQAESLRADLEALSKEASSKGLTWSDAEKAEQRKKIEYIQADLKLAAQKLQAENSALMQAISVEMQPKLQKALTTYIDKKDIDLVLRKQVSYISKPAADITADITAEIDKLK, encoded by the coding sequence ATGTTTAAAAAATCCTTACTAGCGGCTGCTTTCTTAGCCTTTAGTCAGTTAACTTTAGCGGGAAGCATCGTTGTTTTTGACCACGAAGAAGCGCTATTGAAAACCAAGAGTGCCAAGCAAAAAATCGAGCAGCTTAAAGCCAAGCCTGAGTATGCCCGCATGTTGACTCAAGCAGAAAGTTTACGTGCAGATCTAGAAGCTTTAAGCAAAGAAGCATCTTCCAAAGGCCTTACATGGAGCGATGCAGAAAAAGCAGAACAACGTAAGAAAATTGAATATATCCAGGCCGATCTCAAGCTTGCAGCACAAAAATTACAAGCCGAGAATAGTGCCCTTATGCAGGCTATTAGCGTTGAAATGCAACCTAAACTGCAAAAAGCCCTGACAACATATATTGATAAAAAAGATATCGACTTAGTATTGAGAAAGCAAGTCAGTTATATCTCTAAGCCAGCAGCAGATATTACTGCGGACATCACAGCAGAAATCGATAAATTGAAGTAG
- the bamA gene encoding outer membrane protein assembly factor BamA, with translation MIRLFVVLVMAFAATHVQAVSFRVSDIRLEGLQRVSASPVFAAMPVRVGDTVDDEDVRGIIRSLFATGFFANVQIARDDGVLIIILQERPAIKSIEIDGNKAIKTEQLTEIMTDNGLAEGEILQRQVLQGIARELERQYIAQARYGATVDVEVNELPNSLVSIDIQVDEGSAAKIRHINFIGNELYSDEELLDLFELRSTKWYKFFSSADKYAKEKLTGDIENLESFYLDRGYLDFKVVSSQISISPDKKGVFITLNLSEGSKYTVKDVDLAGDPIIAENTVRRLFLLREGDTFSQARMTGTSEYITTLLGNAGYTNASVEGIPKKDEAEKTVDITFFVDPGKRVYVRRIEFSGNTKTADDVLRREMRQLEGSSASNARIENSKVRLERIGYFKEVTVETEDVPGHSDLVDVKYKVEEQPSGSVQGSVGYSEAFDVTLGASVRENNWLGTGKQVEFSINHNRFQDVYSFSYNDPYFTPDGVSRGFSVFYRSSDFTSANFGSSFSSDSAGATVNFGYPISEISFLRFGLGLTTQELKIGPGVASQIRQSPFFIDGVDLAYITQSDFEANSTAFNNLRTTPEFVLDTNAVTQSVLPPAEEPGFIDKFGNQFNSAIATLTWRRNTLNRGILATRGNSQTINFEATIPGSDLEYFKLTYDAQLFVPLSKQFTLRFRTKLGYGDGYGKQDELPFFENFRTGGIGSVRGFEPFTLGPLDRPAEQYLTSFAGAQDLNGDGINDELLGPVYVLCEDPGAAGQFANCTPGQLTVVQSQVSNRRIRSAGGDSIIEFSTELLLPIPFAEDTRSMQLVAFFDAGNVFTSNCREEQINCFDFDPSELRTSYGLGFKWLSGFGPMTFSLAKPLQEREFDDTKRFQFSFGAGF, from the coding sequence ATGATTCGATTGTTTGTAGTTTTGGTAATGGCTTTTGCAGCAACACACGTGCAGGCCGTAAGTTTTAGAGTAAGTGATATTCGTCTCGAAGGTTTGCAGCGTGTTTCCGCAAGCCCGGTTTTTGCTGCCATGCCAGTACGTGTTGGTGATACGGTTGACGATGAAGATGTTCGAGGCATTATACGTTCCTTGTTCGCCACCGGATTTTTTGCCAATGTGCAAATTGCTCGTGACGATGGTGTGTTGATTATTATCCTGCAAGAACGACCAGCGATTAAAAGTATTGAGATCGATGGTAACAAAGCCATTAAAACTGAACAGTTAACGGAGATCATGACCGATAACGGTTTGGCTGAAGGGGAAATATTACAACGCCAAGTTTTACAGGGTATCGCGCGTGAGTTGGAGCGGCAATATATTGCGCAAGCCCGCTATGGTGCTACTGTTGATGTTGAAGTTAATGAGTTACCCAACAGTTTAGTATCGATTGATATCCAAGTGGATGAAGGTAGCGCCGCAAAGATTCGTCATATTAACTTTATTGGTAATGAACTCTACAGTGATGAAGAGTTATTAGATCTATTCGAGTTGAGATCTACTAAGTGGTATAAGTTTTTTTCAAGTGCCGATAAATATGCCAAAGAAAAGTTAACAGGCGATATCGAAAACCTAGAGTCCTTTTACCTAGACCGAGGCTATCTTGACTTTAAAGTCGTGTCTTCACAAATCTCTATTAGCCCAGATAAAAAGGGTGTATTTATTACCTTAAATTTGAGTGAAGGTAGTAAGTATACGGTTAAAGATGTCGACCTTGCTGGTGATCCTATCATTGCAGAAAATACGGTAAGACGACTGTTTTTACTGCGTGAAGGCGATACTTTTTCGCAGGCAAGGATGACTGGTACCTCAGAATATATCACCACATTACTCGGTAATGCTGGCTATACCAACGCTTCTGTTGAAGGTATTCCCAAAAAAGATGAAGCAGAGAAAACCGTAGATATCACTTTCTTTGTGGACCCAGGCAAGCGCGTTTATGTTCGCCGAATAGAGTTTTCTGGTAACACTAAAACTGCCGATGATGTATTGCGTCGCGAGATGCGACAACTGGAAGGCTCTTCAGCTTCCAATGCGCGAATTGAGAATTCTAAAGTCCGTTTAGAACGTATAGGCTATTTTAAAGAAGTCACTGTGGAAACAGAAGATGTACCCGGTCACAGCGATTTAGTTGATGTTAAATATAAGGTAGAAGAACAGCCTTCTGGTAGTGTACAAGGCAGTGTTGGTTATTCGGAAGCCTTTGATGTTACTCTGGGAGCTAGCGTTCGCGAAAACAATTGGCTGGGGACGGGCAAACAAGTTGAGTTTAGTATCAACCATAACCGTTTCCAAGATGTCTATAGTTTTAGCTATAACGACCCATACTTTACACCTGATGGTGTTAGTCGCGGCTTCAGTGTTTTCTATCGCAGTTCAGATTTCACCAGTGCTAACTTTGGCAGCAGCTTTTCTTCAGACTCTGCTGGGGCTACGGTAAATTTTGGTTATCCTATTTCAGAGATTTCTTTCCTCCGGTTTGGTTTAGGTTTGACCACCCAAGAATTAAAGATTGGTCCGGGTGTTGCGAGCCAAATTCGTCAGAGCCCATTTTTCATTGATGGGGTTGATCTGGCTTACATTACCCAATCTGATTTCGAAGCTAATTCAACTGCGTTTAACAACTTAAGAACGACCCCTGAGTTTGTTTTAGATACTAATGCGGTGACACAGAGTGTTCTACCTCCGGCCGAAGAGCCTGGTTTTATCGATAAGTTTGGTAACCAGTTCAACAGTGCAATTGCTACACTTACATGGCGCAGAAACACTCTTAATAGAGGTATCTTAGCAACGCGAGGGAACTCGCAAACTATTAATTTTGAAGCCACAATCCCAGGCAGTGATCTTGAATACTTTAAATTGACCTACGATGCGCAATTATTTGTGCCGCTATCCAAGCAGTTTACCCTGCGCTTTCGTACTAAGTTGGGGTATGGCGACGGCTATGGCAAGCAAGATGAATTGCCGTTTTTTGAAAACTTTAGAACTGGTGGTATAGGCTCAGTACGGGGCTTCGAGCCGTTTACACTAGGTCCTTTGGATAGGCCTGCTGAGCAATATCTTACCTCATTTGCTGGCGCGCAAGACCTAAATGGTGACGGGATTAACGACGAACTTTTAGGGCCGGTTTACGTTTTATGTGAAGATCCGGGAGCCGCAGGCCAATTTGCCAACTGTACCCCAGGTCAACTTACAGTTGTACAGTCACAAGTTTCTAATAGGCGTATACGCTCAGCTGGTGGTGACTCGATTATTGAGTTCAGTACGGAGCTGCTGTTACCTATTCCCTTTGCAGAGGACACTCGTTCTATGCAATTGGTGGCATTTTTTGACGCAGGTAATGTATTTACGAGCAATTGTCGGGAAGAGCAAATTAACTGTTTCGACTTTGACCCAAGTGAATTACGCACCTCTTATGGCTTAGGATTCAAGTGGTTGTCGGGCTTTGGGCCAATGACCTTTAGTTTGGCTAAACCCTTACAAGAAAGAGAGTTTGACGACACCAAACGCTTCCAGTTTTCATTCGGCGCAGGGTTTTAA
- a CDS encoding phosphatidate cytidylyltransferase → MLKQRVLTASVLAIVFVSILFYLPWFVFSAAMGVVMLIGAWEWANLSGLSNFLSRILYVLFIGGAACTCAWLTIWSDDIASLKALLIAACIWWAISLLWIQSFPTSAIIWGSVPARLVMGIFVLIPAWLSHVFLRIEPSGALLILLVVLLVAAADIGAYFSGRAIGKRKLAPSVSPGKSWEGVLGGAILALVLAIVFNFFLGGHAWLSLFLIVIPTSLVSVVGDLLESMVKRHRGVKDSSQLLPGHGGVLDRIDGLLAATPVFALAVISTHWQI, encoded by the coding sequence GTGCTTAAGCAGCGAGTATTAACCGCTAGCGTATTAGCTATAGTTTTTGTCAGCATTCTATTTTACTTACCTTGGTTTGTATTTTCGGCAGCCATGGGTGTGGTGATGTTGATTGGTGCTTGGGAGTGGGCGAATTTATCTGGCCTCAGCAATTTCCTCTCACGGATTCTTTACGTACTCTTCATCGGGGGTGCTGCCTGCACCTGCGCATGGTTGACCATATGGTCTGATGATATTGCTTCACTCAAAGCCTTGTTGATTGCTGCTTGTATATGGTGGGCGATATCTTTACTTTGGATTCAAAGCTTTCCTACCAGCGCGATTATATGGGGGTCTGTTCCTGCTCGCCTTGTGATGGGAATATTTGTGTTAATTCCCGCTTGGCTGTCGCATGTTTTCCTGCGTATTGAACCTTCAGGTGCTCTGCTAATATTGTTGGTGGTTTTGTTGGTAGCAGCAGCCGATATAGGAGCCTATTTCTCTGGTCGGGCCATAGGAAAACGCAAACTCGCGCCTTCGGTCAGTCCTGGAAAGTCATGGGAAGGTGTTTTGGGCGGTGCTATTCTTGCGCTAGTGTTAGCGATTGTTTTTAATTTCTTTTTGGGTGGCCATGCTTGGTTGTCATTATTTTTGATTGTCATTCCCACCTCACTGGTTTCTGTTGTCGGAGACTTGTTGGAAAGCATGGTAAAACGTCATCGCGGTGTCAAAGATAGCAGCCAGCTGCTGCCGGGGCATGGAGGCGTTCTCGATAGAATTGATGGTTTGTTAGCGGCGACCCCAGTATTTGCATTAGCTGTTATCTCTACACATTGGCAAATATAG